ttgttgttgttgttattattattattattattattattattattattattgttgcattTCAGTGTACTCAGAACTCAGAACTCTGCCCCTCACAAAAATGGATTTAGGGACTTCTCTCATTGGCGGAGGCTGGGGCCGTCACTGGGCATATATAAGTGGCGTTTCTGAGTTGCAGAAGCGGGGTTGCGGTTGGCAAGGGTGCTGTAGGTGCTGTGGGGAGGTACTGtgcatgagcagcacagagctgtCTTTGGCATTTGATTGGAGTCGAGGCGGTGTCTCAGTTCCCGTGTCCCCCGTAACCAGCCCGACACCGTCctcgcccccccccccaggtgacCCCAAAACCGGGCACCAGGGAGAGCCACACGAACACACAACTCCGGGTTTATTTGTTTGCGAGTTAAGAACCACGGGAGTAGCTTTGCAGTGTCTACCCCCATGGATATGGAGCTGCTGTGTTTAGAGGACGACAGTTTTAGTCAACCGCGACACCCCGCCGGTAAGAGCCAGACTGTACCGGTGCTCCGTGCGAAATCAGACCCCGTATTGTTCAGGGACGAGCGGGTCCTCCGAAACCTTCTCTCTCTGGAAGAGAAGGTCCCGCAGCGGCCCGCCTGCTTCGGCACCGTCCAGCGAGAGATACAGCCGGGTATGCGGAGGTTACTAGCGCTGTGGATGATACAGGTAGGGTGTTCTCTTCAGTTCAGAAGggttatttattcatatattttggGACCGCGGTCAGTcgtaaataaagcaatacaaggGTTTTGCTACAAAGGTTACAGTTACtaaaacttaaaatgtattttaatttctttgtaaaGATTACTATTTAGATAATATTTGACGTAGTGGTAATAGTAAtacttaaagtaaaataaaaaaaaagaaatacaacgtttttggttttaaattcaGCAGATTTAAATGAAGTAGATTTAAACCCGCTGTCTCATAATCTTAATTAGAATGGCGTTTTGAATATGTAATGTGtgcagtatttctttttaatcGTTAAAGGGTTACTTTTCATTACgtttatgggtttttttgtttgtttgtttatatactaCAGCTCGATGTAAACGAgtgatttatattaataaatagaaTTCAATATTTAATTCATAGTTGTCAAGTCCCATGTGTAAAACTAGATATTAAAAAAGTTAAGTCTGCCATCTACAGGTAGTTGTTGAATATAGTTTATTTAATTGTGAAATGACAATACTTAACACCGTTTTACAGTAATACATGTATTATAATATTGTACCACGCTAGCTCTTTACTGAGGACTAGGTCGAAAGGtcctgtattatactgtatctacCAATTAGAAAGGGCAGTATGTGTTAAATAAGAACCATTGCTAAACTTTGGTGGCCTGCAGACAGCAATAacgtatttaattgtatttcagtGGATTCAAATACTTGCAAGTTGATCAGCAAAAAAACTGTCTGTAATCCTTAACAAGCAGACTTTATCACTAGAAGCTGGACGTCATATCCCTACACACCTCAAGGAAAACAAAGGGGAAAATGAGAACTTCTTTTTGAGGAACTACTTTTCCTTCAACCTAAAATACATCACAATAaaaacagggataaaaaaaaacgACATTTCTTCATTGTCCTACAGTTGCAATAGTACCCTCCATGGTGGGAATAACTAGATTACAGAccggtttattaaaaaaaaaaagcgctccTGTAATCCCTGAGTCAGGCATTGTGTTATGGTGGATTTTCCACTGTGCAAACTCCCCGCTCCAAAGTAAATGTGTGACATGACATTCCAACCGCTGTGTCTCCTCAGGTGTGCGAGGATCAGAAATGCGAGGAGGAGGTGTTTCTGGTGGCCATGGATTACCTGGACAGGTACCTGTGCTGTGCACCTGTGCGGAAGGAGCACCTGCAGCTGCTGGGGACCGTCTGCATGTTCCTGGCCTCCAAACTCCGCGAGACTGTCCCCCTGACCGCGGAGAAGCTCTCCATCTACTCGGACAGTGCGGTATCTGTGCGAGAGCTGCTGGTAAGGGTGTCCTTGGAATGTAATTGGCGTGCCATTCTTGGAATCGAGGCTTACGAACCCACTGAATCTCCTATCAGGGCAGTTCATTGCTTTAAAACCTGGAGGACCCTGCTGCACTGCATGTAGCTAGATAGCGGCCGTGCCGAGGTGCATGCTGTGCTCTGCGCTAGTCCTTCATGTCCCAGTGGATGTAATGCTGTGGTTCTGTTGACAGGACTGGGAGCTGGTGGTGGCCGGCAAGCTGAAGTGGGACCTGGCGTCTGTGGTGGCTAGCGATTTCCTGCAACTCTTTCTTCAGAGGCTGCCCCCCCTGCCCAGCGCAAGCCTGGCCCTGGTCCACAAGCACGCCCACGTCTTCATTGCCATGTGTGCCATAGGTACTGCAGGGACAGCCACGCGCATCGCAGTGCAGTTAAagccatacaaaaataaaacctgcaaaaaCGACGACGTGTGCCAGTGGTCAGGGGTGGAGTcggttcctgtttttcaattcctgtTCCCTTTTAATCCGttcaacacatcattgatcaagaTTGCAATGAGCAGTACTCTGTGAAAATGAGCTTCAGATTACTTCAGTCAAAGTCACTGTTAAATGAAAACAGCTGAACAATCTCAACAAGGTCTCTCACAAGTCAGTTTCTTCGAAGTaacaagaattttaaaaaaggaattggatttgagaaacaggaactgaccccaACCCCTGCAAGTAGCAAACGAAAAATCACTTCATGAGATGTGAGAATTAAATATGAGAAGTAAATATGGGCGCCCACACAAGTGAGTCTGCTGTGCGTCACATGAGAAAAACATGGAAAAAGAATCTAGAGCCGTTTTTCTGTTTATATAGCTCCTGTGGTAGTGCCATTAAAGTTGTAACAACTTtcacagtaaatatttcatttttggccgtcACTTCTAGtcaaaattcccatcttacagTTCCGTTACTTTCTGCAGTACGAGATCTGCACAGGTTTTTACATTTCAGTGTCCCGTTATATTGTGCAGCGCAGCACCAATGAATTCATACTTTAAGACTAACTACTGTcacatttgaaatataaaatacaaaaagaaagccattgcgtGAACATGATTTCTCGTTTCCAGATTTGAAGTTCTGGATGTGCCCACCCTCCATGATTGCGTCGGGCAGCATCGCAGCTGCGATTCGTGGGCTTGAGATCCCAGGGCCCGCCTTCTCCAATGACTCGCTGCTGGAGCGACTCGCTACAATCACAGCGGCAGACGTGGTGAGCTCCTGTGTACAGGAATTCGTTTTAAATTAGTCAGGAATACTTCACTTATGAGGCACAGGTTTCACAAAAGCTACAGGTCAGCATTTACTGATATTACAGCAAGAAAACCCCTGACTTTACATCTGGTAGATACatgtatgtaaataataaaaatacattgtttgtaGAATAGTCTGTTTTAACAAGCCCCTGCCCTGGTCAGCACACCATTCTCCTCTGTAGACACAAGTCTGCTGTGAAGGCAGTTTGTTTCCATGACAGCGTGACAAGCTCTCCCACATTCTCCCTGCTTCTCAGAACTGCTGGTCCACACCTCCCACTGCCCCTGCTTGCAAGGGGAACGAGCAGCAGCTCTGTCACTGCAGCCCCAGCGTTCTGAATGGAAACCTTTCTGAAAACAGCCAGCTTTTCTGACGCAGGGTTTATTCACCCGAGTGCATGCTTGAGGACCAGGGTGTTTCTGAACGGGTCTTTGCATGAATCAGGCTTTGCTGCACGCGTGCATTTCTTGCCATCGCACTTGCAAAGTGTTATTTCCATTTGCTTTCATGGATTGTGAAATGTGCACTGCTGCTGTCCCATCAGTTATAACAATGCAAGCTGAAGCTGGAAGTTGTATCCTCACGTGCCACAAAGGAGGCGGGGGGGATCAAGTAACTAACTGTCCcgacagaaagaaaaaagaatgaaaacatatttCACCTTGCAGTTAACAGCAAACCTTACACATTAATACCTGTAATACTCTATACAATAATATCGACAGTACCAGGGGGCAGTTCCTGTTTCTCAATTCCCATTCACtcttaatcaattccaacacatcattgatcaaaattgcaatcagCAGTATTTGTAAAAATAAGCTTCTCACGGTGGCAACAGATTACATAAATTGAAGTCAATTTTAGTCAGTTAGCTTTAAATTAAAGCAACAATTCTGCCTGTAAAATACCCATGCCAATTCCTCCAGCTGTAATAAGTGTAATGTGTATGTTGGGTACTGTTTTTAGAAGCTGACCCTGTGACGCTGGCtgtctccctcccctcctctccctagGACTGCCTGCGAGCCTGCCTGGAGCAAATAGAAAACGCACTCCAGTATAACCTGCCCAAGGAGGGCAGCCTGTCGGAGAGCCCCGAGCACAGCACCCCCAGGACCCCCACTGACCTCTGGGACGTGCTCCTCTCCCCCAGCCCAGCCAGAGAGCTGGAGGCTGGGGAGGATTCTGTACCCACTGCCTGATGCACCCGGGGGACAGGCACAAGAGAACAAGAGGGTGAAGCACAAGCACTGTCAGGGTGCAGGACTGAGAATGCAATCTACGACATTCTGTAGCATGCTGTTCCTGTTACATCAGTCCTGTccccaggggggtgggggggtcacctcagccccccccccccagtcaatGCACtgaaattgttttagtttttgctgtTGTGCCAACATTTTATagcttcagaaaaaaatataaaaatacaaaccaaaaaaaggctGTATTAGATGTTGAAATTTTGTACTGGTtggctttgtttttgtaaagccGTTGTTCTCAGGGAGCTGCTGTTTCCCATAAGTCTGTCTGAGTGCTGTAATACCGAGCCAGGGCCAGTCTAGCAGCAGTCTGGGTGCTCCGTTTATAAAAGGGCCCTCCGTCTCACCTCTTGCACCGCAGTCTGCTGCATATCACTGTAGttctgaaccaaaaaaaaaaaaagatgctgctTTGGGTTAAGATTTCaaactgaaattaataaaaacaaattttaaaaagctggtcagtcattgcatttttttcatgtcTCTGTCTTCTAGCAGAACAGTCTATACCCGGTACCTGAAACCCGTTTGTGTTTAAACGCAGTGCTAGTTCTGTAAGACCAATGCAAATTCAGCTTTTAATCAGGACGTGTATGATAGTGGGATCAgacaaattgggggggggggggggggacaatccTTAACAAATAGAAACCAAACATTTGAATGTACAATTTTACATTTGATGATTGCAGCTTCTAAATTACAAATGTGACCAGGCTGCTCCTTTGGGACACATCTCCCTCTATTGTTAGAACTAGGTATTTATCTTTAATTATAACCTTTTGTGAACCCGTCTGTACAGGACACTACACACAATGAGAAGCACTCCTGGCACATAGCACATCGCAACAGTATCTGCAGGTACTCCCTCATGGTAAAGCTGCATTTACAAGCCTCACAATATAGGTCCCATCCCAATAAGAATGAAAGTGCAAGAGACACAGCCACGCTAAAACCAGTTCACACTAGAGGAAGCACAGAGTCCTCAAGGCCTTGTATCTTGTAATCTGCACACTGTGTGTTTTTAAGGGTTTAGTCCAAAGCCATGGCTGGCTCACCAATCTCCAGATCTCGACACTTGGAGTTGACCAGCTCCCTTCTGATCTCTGCAgatatagaggggtgtgtgtgcaCCTTCAGCAGCTCCAGCAGAGCCCCCTTCTGCTCGGAGGACAGGTCCTCCTTGTAGCGCTGTGCTAAGGTCAGCAGGCTCTGGTGCCACAGCACGGGCAGCTCGCGCTTGTCGCTACGGAAACGCAGGAAGTGGAAGACCAGGGCGTCGATCACGCGGAAGGGGAGCGCGTACTTCTTGTCGATCATGAGCCGCAGGAAGATGCTGTTGGCTCCGTTGTAATCCATCTCAGCCACCTTCAGCATCGCTGCGctgggggagggaggagagggagggggttaCAGAGGGGCTGCCCAGACAGAAAGACAACAGACAGGGTGCACTGGATAAATCATCTGCAGCAATgcttcaaagtttaaaaaaaaataaaaaattattacacACAACTACAATGCGTGAAAAGatggtttagttaaaaaaaaaaaaaaaaaaaaaattataaaaaatgacgTGAAGCTGAGGGGGCTGTCCGGTCACGTACCTGCAGTGCAGCACCGGGATGGAGCACTTTGTGAGGATGCTGCCAATGATCACAGCCTCGCGAAGGGTGCAGGTCCCAGACTCACATAGAGGGATCAGGATTCCTGCACAGGGGCAAGGCAGCAAGGCTCACTTATTAACACACATCACAACAACACCACAACAAACTGGGGCTGcacttagaaatactaaaagaagcttaactcaaaagacactgaaaaacactttgGAGTCCAAGTgcctggctgctcaaactgtgaaatgtttacttgttacagggatggaaataagactaatGACCCATTTCTGcttttacaatgagtttaacaAGGCATACCTAAGCTTGTTGCCTAGATACTGGTGGCTAAGCCCATACtgaaacctgaaatgggtgaatgcaacaggagtcttatttcccatcCCTGATTTATGTTCATAATAAGAGACGCACTACACAgggttaaatgtattataaagaaCAGATTGTcctgatgaagtttcttttttttaacttcagaattccgtcctctgtgttctgtgtgcagGATGGCACCTGTGCACAGGGGAAGACGTGTCGGAATTCTCCACGGACAGCGTGGTTTCTCGTGCGCTGCTCCTCACCTTTGAACCAGGCGCCGGGTTTGAAGAGCGCCTTCTTCAGCGCGCTGTACAAGTGGAAGTTGAGCCGCTTGTACTCCGCGATGTCGTCTCGGATGCGGGGCAGCAGCACCAGGTTGTAGAAGCGCTGGGCCATGCGCTCCTTCAGGTTGGAGGAGAAGATCCTGCAGGAAGAGGACAGCGGTTTATGCAGATGACTTCCAAGCAGgtcataacacaaaacacaccccTACATACCTGTCCTAAACCTCAGCTGAACACAACACCTATAACACAATATCCAATTCAAAATTCTccccaaaaaacagacaaaccCCCAGCCCCCTGGGTCCAATGTGTAGCGCTGACCACATTTAAAGGGCCAGATGGGGCACAGCTGCAAAGTTTGAATCCACACAAACTTCAGCAACCAGctttctatctctatctctatcttgCACTGCAGGGTACAAGACAAAGAGCAACCCCTCCCCTCCCGTCCACAGTGCAGCTCTTTACCGGGTTGCCTGGTACATGGCAGCTGCAGACCAGCTCTCAGGATCAGTGATGTACAGAACCTGCTCCCAGTTGGACAGCGCCGGGATGATCTTGAACGCTTTGGGCAACTTCCCACTGCGGTATTTAGAAagaacctgagagagagagagagagagagagagagagagagagagagagagagagagagagagagagagagagaaagagttagACTGCACCTCTTGCATGGGTGGAATGGGTTTGCTGGTCAGTCTCTAGGCTTATGTACTTACAAACAAGTAATTCCTAATGCAGACTCTTTATTAAAATCCACTGTAAAAACACCACTGAAGAAATGCATGTGGTAgcgatataatatataatcaggggtgtgcaattcatatcgcccgACCCCCGGGACAGGATTTGCTGTTATGCTTTGCCCGTTGGACAagtggtttatttatgtatttttccagtgttcgttctgttgctaggaAACCACTctgggtatatttctagagagccacgcaagtttctgaaaactgaactgCAGAAGTacctacacaccaacatttaaaaaagtcccacccctatcacttctgattggctagctgaggaaaaaagctgatcttctattggttacaaagaaacccagaaacgACTGCCAAGATAGCCTCTGGCTACCTCAAACTTAttacagtggcaacaaattacttcaattgaagtcactTTTAGTGAATTAAACTGGATTCAAATTCAAATTACTGTGTCTGAAATACCAAATCGCAATTCCTTTGAAAGGACGGGAATTGGAAATtgactttaaaatgaaattgaaaagcaggaattgaccccaaccctgatctCTACACTTAGGGAGTTGAATGTACTTCTTTCCAGTTACTCATTACAAACCACCCCGCCTCACCTCTTTCACCCCTTTGTACACCTCCAGCACTCTGGGGTCCAGCTGTGGCATCGGCACCCCCGACACCTCGGACATCATCGTCTCTACCTCCGTCTGTTTCTCTGTGATCTTCTCCATGATGATGTCAGCCAGCGTCTGTCTGCCAGGAGAGGAGGGGCAGGGGAGCAGATAAGATCCCCGCTCGCAATGCATTTGAATCCGTTTCCAGGCTTCCCTGCTAGCTTAAAGGTGTTCAAATCCACTTTCTTATCCCTTGTTAGCTCTAGCAACTGTAGGCTGGTGggataacagggatggaaataagattcctattgcatagcagtttgattcattcttggttttactacgAGACACTGTGGCCAACCAAGCTCATAgcaaaacctggagtgggtgaaactgctatgcaacaggagtcttattttcatctctGGAATACCAGCTGCAGCCAGTACACCTTGCTTTGTAAAATGCTTGGAGGTTTTCCTCATTGCTCTATACAAAATGCATACACAGGTGAGAGCCAGTGTTGGAAAGTCACAGCCTAACTATAGCTGGCCACACAAGATTACAGGGGGTTCTATGGGCTTCAGCTTGTGGTGCGGGCGAGTCTGGATCAGTACCTGAGAGGCGGGTTCTTGTTCATGAACATCTCGATGGCCTTCTCATCCTCCATGTCGACCTGCACCGCTGCACCCCcacacccctcctcctcctcctcctcctcctctctgccaGCATGTGACCCCAGGCAGGGCCAATCATCCTCCGAGTCAGAGTCCCGGGGCCCAGAACCTGTCAACACACAAGAACATGCCGGGTCAGAACCAGGACATGCAGGCACAGCCCGTACAGCAGATCTGGGGTACAATACAATTATTCAACGACACATTTATCTGTTATTCGATCACTAGTATTTGACCACTTTTGGTGACCCTATTTGTCTGAAAAGAATGATGTAGTATGTTTATATATGTACCTGCGATTACTGATCGATTGTTTAGAGTACATGTTAATGAGTTTAGAATACAAAGAATATTTTCGCTGCAGGGTCCGAGCACTCAGCGTCCTTCTCTCTTACCCAGGACTGTGGTctgggtttttttcctctccgtcTTGCTCCCGGTCCCGTACTCCGCTTCCAGTTCCTCCTGCTGGATCCTGGCCTGTTCCAGGATCTTGCGGGACAACTTCTCGTTGACGTACCGGTCCTCTCCCTCCTCCCGGTGATCGCGGCTCTTCACCCGGCCGCTCGGCCTCACTGCGCCGCCCTGCAGTATCTGATCAGCCAGCGGCATACCCTTCATATTCTTCTGCTCCCCTCTGTCTCCCCCGCCTCTGGATTTCTTCAATTTCGGCATGTTTCAGATCGGTGCGCTTGGATCTGCGGTCTGTTAGTGTTTACACGTTTGAATCTCCTGTGTTAGGCTCACAACACACATGGGGTGTAAACGTGGAGCAAAACAGACATGCGCATAAGAAACTTCCGCTGTTGTGCCACAGATCCCTAAATATCGTTGGCTAGAGTTCGAGATGCGCATTTGGAGAAATGTTACTTTGCCCCTCACAAGCATGGCGACgtgtattgtatttcattttttgttgttgttttttttatttttacaagaaaTAAGCTGTAATATAAAATGCTTATctaacatgcatttattatttattattagta
Above is a window of Polyodon spathula isolate WHYD16114869_AA chromosome 25, ASM1765450v1, whole genome shotgun sequence DNA encoding:
- the LOC121299946 gene encoding bystin-like, with protein sequence MPKLKKSRGGGDRGEQKNMKGMPLADQILQGGAVRPSGRVKSRDHREEGEDRYVNEKLSRKILEQARIQQEELEAEYGTGSKTERKKTQTTVLGSGPRDSDSEDDWPCLGSHAGREEEEEEEEGCGGAAVQVDMEDEKAIEMFMNKNPPLRQTLADIIMEKITEKQTEVETMMSEVSGVPMPQLDPRVLEVYKGVKEVLSKYRSGKLPKAFKIIPALSNWEQVLYITDPESWSAAAMYQATRIFSSNLKERMAQRFYNLVLLPRIRDDIAEYKRLNFHLYSALKKALFKPGAWFKGILIPLCESGTCTLREAVIIGSILTKCSIPVLHCSAAMLKVAEMDYNGANSIFLRLMIDKKYALPFRVIDALVFHFLRFRSDKRELPVLWHQSLLTLAQRYKEDLSSEQKGALLELLKVHTHPSISAEIRRELVNSKCRDLEIGEPAMALD
- the LOC121299948 gene encoding G1/S-specific cyclin-D2-like, with protein sequence MDMELLCLEDDSFSQPRHPAGKSQTVPVLRAKSDPVLFRDERVLRNLLSLEEKVPQRPACFGTVQREIQPGMRRLLALWMIQVCEDQKCEEEVFLVAMDYLDRYLCCAPVRKEHLQLLGTVCMFLASKLRETVPLTAEKLSIYSDSAVSVRELLDWELVVAGKLKWDLASVVASDFLQLFLQRLPPLPSASLALVHKHAHVFIAMCAIDLKFWMCPPSMIASGSIAAAIRGLEIPGPAFSNDSLLERLATITAADVDCLRACLEQIENALQYNLPKEGSLSESPEHSTPRTPTDLWDVLLSPSPARELEAGEDSVPTA